The Zootoca vivipara chromosome 16, rZooViv1.1, whole genome shotgun sequence genome has a segment encoding these proteins:
- the BRD10 gene encoding uncharacterized protein KIAA2026 homolog isoform X2, whose product MNLAQPEGQEEEEEGGGEEEEEEGGMEPPEDAAAADPAPVGCPLQEAAGGEGDGGGGGGGGGGWEQSLSPELQQARRILSEFLLEKHRPLTAPFLRPFGGQQEAEGGLQSGSAGPISSSSSSSQDPSSQDPPPPLSGMWLLKMEEKFSSGQYKGIADFVADFRLMLETCYRLNGVDHWLSKQAQKLEMMLEQKLALLSRLREQERKEAEEASQKEIEEWERTLLSQASPTRMENMWEIPAIGHFLCLAQHILNLPEIVFYELERCLLMPQCSAFLSKIMTSLLSPPHRRSTLHRRPTLPYRTWEAALKQKVQQWYTAVGQTDNPDSCAEKLGLCPQFFKVLGEINPLEEKPFHELLFCQKVWLLKGLCDFVYETQKDVQDAVLGQPIHECREVILGYDYLEHAYVHFPQFCGADVRIYKQKPFHAPEFPAPPIKVKRVPRIKLEKVKCEYVSKSNGEVRLSAKEELPCTGAESGNNIGLAKMHLGCLDVAPENDTNSSCEEKIRGDCDFTIDCYKENRDKAIVPGDVVNFGGPLSPGEIRVVENGEKCGESSVVKTETTPLKENTLKTCQMHVNGNHSDNPDMNCHKVAKEATSENSVENKTLQFTKERAKKKKKKKKKLKDILNESLQRKREIHLHSLKSYKPEIQNKLLMMKKKAKHKKHKSGKKSLSKKAVTKKRKSVTKPADPEFQLICTNLDELRELIRKIENELKDVENVKKKSGRWYHRKQAVKELHCTLLRLLNELLPWEPKLMKAFQRNRSRLKKDYDDFKKQPDHDKFTREQWTNEDGEINTGMEVSTKATSESPEHNELLKMDYADTEDMKLSEVELAAGKSRLLRKELTCKEIQKMVPKSFKRQSRQNSYLDDSTREFSLRKKLKLSTGDATVYGMENDLPIDGGLNKPKQTESSSSESLDTTDSPPSISSSIKGTKPIQALLAKNIGNKVTLTSQLPPAAGRSISTSEKLIMSTIGSSPVKPVLPCQASSKSPLQVLYKIPDGHCVPIDLHNNSLKIQVQPVADCKPGEKTAGEKLMQQVLILPKNFLIHHREGKSVAKEILPLQQKTNEQHRLSLLPSTAVNTTLAPAFPASVINAATAFLPGANFKNNTTHMPQGANAANSLSALPSVSATGSVLASVVKMSQSETTKTKTVVSGTSFPVTSSTVQALTTTLPPSVPTCTSGSSPRLSSPQKSDTGEPKQELKTVCIRDSQSILVRTRGGNTGIVKVQTNSDQISPSNLSPGSVFTYAPQLQAFLVPKSTQLSTSTFSAATTVVSNIPALIQSSPTTSVSIPAVPSGVNQGIGKNMVFAFGQPANSATVGHGMQKTVHVSSPTFLSPMSSSNIAVPAQPNGSGHANSISPGSSGQNATCTTQASFINQQADVNSINSSVTRPEATPISSGSVVSGTQIQKLMLVTNPPLLPACRTSGVNLAPAPTSTGIAPQKLVFINRPLANIQSNTGLTTEPFKQTFSPSMGKAFVKSTEQPQLVLIPSTVGASLKANTSPTVSQIKDVKIGLNIGQAIINSTANASSVPPINIMQSAAPKDAEEKSSQGVILPLSTNDGSVPLCSSLASQSVAPVEESLSLATRAISTATTATTCLDAASVALSGTTSGTRSTALAGGTDTSTKVTPVLTTRLRTSNVGNTVAISTVKTGHLASSVLISTTPPAHPSLSSTFQLPGTVALPRPVNSAPKMIPTAPQLPAVSSVVPCMPLSKGQQSTLVQFPTPRIPAAVPTNGSAPKPQTVLAPNPPNTGKIVSFSNLVSLPCQPLPPNFVKPVPAFTSAPTATTTQTVPASPSIAGNVGGQLNESCIQQKIIINTCTPLAPGTQIMISGTRFIVPPQGLGAGSHVLLISTNPKLGPLLTVNNGHGLQSVSHASPSPQKTTQVLSNALSWQPSKQPLKSSTKIVNSLGTANPLPIVHAAPQVANSATKPSAPSFAATLSAPLATTRPGGLAKTSLVCATHTANSQLQSSTPVLHLDTSIKKLMVSPEGAILNAIKTPASKSSSLPPSFSPDIVSTTRSPPVVFPNFLKPNIGVPNTAAS is encoded by the exons GCTTCGAgagcaagaaagaaaagaggcagaaGAAGCTAGCCAAAAAGAAATTGAAGAATGGGAGAGGACACTTCTGTCTCAAGCATCACCTACTCGGATGGAAAACATGTGGGAAATCCCAGCTATTGGTCATTTCCTTTGTTTAGCACAACATATTTTAAATTTGCCTGAAATAGTCTTTTATGAGCTAGAACGCTGCCTTCTGATGCCTCAATGTAGCGCCTTTTTGTCTAAAATAATGACTTCTTTGTTAAGTCCTCCTCATCGGAGATCTACCTTGCATCGAAGGCCAACTCTTCCTTACAGGACTTGGGAAGCAGCACTTAAGCAGAAAGTACAGCAGTGGTATACAGCTGTGGGGCAAACGGACAATCCTGACAGTTGCGCAGAGAAACTTGGTCTTTGTCCTCAGTTCTTTAAAGTCCTTGGGGAAATTAATCCTTTGGAGGAAAAACCATTTCATGAGCTCCTGTTTTGTCAAAAAGTGTGGCTGCTGAAAGGCCTCTGTGACTTTGTGTATGAGACCCAGAAAGATGTGCAAGATGCAGTACTTGGGCAGCCTATCCACGAGTGCAGGGAGGTGATACTGGGTTATGATTACTTAGAGCATGCCTATGTTCACTTCCCGCAGTTCTGTGGTGCAGATGTACGGATTTACAAGCAGAAGCCTTTTCATGCCCCTGAGTTTCCAGCTCCTCCCATTAAGGTGAAAAGAGTACCGCGGATTAAACTGGAGAAAGTGAAATGTGAATATGTCTCCAAAAGCAATGGCGAAGTTAGACTTAGCGCTAAAGAAGAGCTGCCTTGCACAGGGGCAGAATCTGGAAACAATATCGGCTTAGCAAAGATGCACTTGGGCTGTTTGGATGTGGCCCCAGAAAATGACACGAATTCCAGCTGTGAAGAGAAAATTCGTGGGGACTGTGACTTTACAATAGATTGCTATAAAGAAAATCGAGATAAAGCCATTGTTCCAGGAGATGTTGTTAACTTTGGGGGGCCCCTCAGCCCGGGAGAAATCAGGGTTGTGGAAAATGGGGAGAAATGTGGTGAATCTTCTGTAGTGAAAACCGAGACCACCCCGTTAAAGGAGAACACTCTTAAAACTTGCCAGATGCATGTGAATGGGAATCACAGCGACAATCCAGACATGAACTGCCACAAAGTTGCAAAAGAAGCTACATCAGAGAAttctgtagaaaacaaaacactacAGTTTACTAAAGAGcgagcaaagaagaagaaaaagaagaaaaagaaattgaaagATATTTTGAATGAAAGCCTTCAGAGAAAGCGTGAGATTCACCTCCACTCATTGAAATCGTATAAACCTGAGATCCAGAATAAGTTGCTCATGATGAAAAAGAAAGCCAAACACAAGAAGCACAAATCGG GAAAGAAATCATTATCTAAAAAAGCAGTTACAAAGAAAAGGAAATCTGTTACGAAGCCTGCTGATCCAGAATTTCAG CTTATTTGCACTAATCTTGATGAACTCAGGGAATTAATTAGAAAAATTGAGAATGAACTCAAAGATGTGGAGAATGTTAAAAAGAAATCG GGAAGGTGGTATCACCGAAAGCAAGCTGTAAAGGAACTACACTGTACTCTGCTGCGACTGCTCAATGAATTGCTACCATGGGAACCAAAACTAATGAAGGCTTTTCAAAGAAACAG GTCTCGGTTAAAAAAGGATTATGATGACTTCAAAAAGCAGCCAGATCATGATAAATTTACAAGAGAACAGTGGACTAATGAGGATGGTGAAATAAATACTGGCATGGAGGTTTCCACTAAAGCAACCAGTGAGTCCCCTGAGCACAACGAACTTCTGAAAATGGATTATGCAGATACAG AGGACATGAAACTGTCAGAAGTGGAACTTGCTGCAGGAAAATCCAGACTGTTAAGGAAAGAACTGACTTGCAAAGAAATACAGAAGATGGTGCCTAAATCTTTTAAACGCCAGTCCAGGCAAAACAGTTACCTAGATGATAGCACAAGAGAGTTTTCTCTAAGGAAAAAGCTGAAATTAAGCACAGGTGATGCCACAGTCTATGGTATGGAAAATGACTTGCCAATTGATGGTGGCTTGAATAAACCTAAACAGACAGAATCCTCATCTTCAGAATCATTGGACACGACAGACTCTCCACCATCAATATCAAGCTCAATAAAAGGGACCAAACCCATCCAGGCCTTGCTTGCTAAGAATATTGGGAACAAAGTGACCTTAACAAGTCAGCTTCCACCCGCTGCAGGTAGAAGCATTTCTACGTCTGAAAAACTGATTATGTCAACTATAGGTTCTTCCCCAGTCAAACCAGTGTTGCCCTGCCAGGCCAGTTCCAAGAGTCCATTACAAGTGTTATACAAAATACCCGATGGCCACTGCGTGCCAATAGACTTGCATAACAATTCACTGAAAATTCAGGTGCAGCCTGTGGCCGATTGTAAACCAGGAGAAAAAACCGCAGGGGAGAAACTCATGCAGCAGGTCCTTATTTTGCCTAAAAATTTCCTTATCCACCACAGAGAGGGTAAAAGTGTTGCAAAAGAAATTCTGCCGTTGCAGCAGAAGACTAACGAACAGCACCGTCTCTCTCTCCTGCCGTCAACAGCTGTCAACACTACTTTAGCTCCTGCCTTTCCAGCTTCGGTTATAAATGCTGCTACTGCATTTCTCCCCGgcgcaaattttaaaaataatactacACATATGCCCCAAGGGGCTAATGCAGCAAACAGTCTTTCGGCGTTGCCCTCTGTATCAGCCACAGGTAGCGTGTTGGCGTCCGTggtgaaaatgagccaaagtgagaCTACTAAAACTAAGACTGTTGTTTCAGGTACCTCATTCCCTGTCACTTCATCCACAGTTCAGGCGCTGACAACAACACTACCACCAAGTGTTCCTACTTGCACCAGCGGTTCCTCCCCAAGACTATCATCCCCGCAGAAAAGTGACACCGGCGAACCTAAACAGGAGCTGAAAACAGTCTGCATCAGAGATTCACAATCCATCCTTGTTCGGACGCGAGGTGGGAACACAGGAATCGTCAAGGTGCAGACAAATTCAGATCAGATTTCCCCTAGTAACTTATCTCCAGGTTCCGTTTTCACATACGCACCTCAGCTTCAGGCATTTTTAGTGCCAAAATCCACGCAATTGTCAACCTCTACCTTTTCGGCTGCGACAACGGTCGTATCTAATATCCCAGCCCTTATCCAGTCCTCTCCCACGACTTCTGTTTCCATTCCAGCTGTTCCCAGTGGTGTGAATCAGGGAATAGGGAAAAACATGGTGTTTGCGTTTGGGCAACCGGCGAACAGTGCTACGGTGGGTCATGGAATGCAAAAAACTGTACATGTGTCCTCCCCCACTTTCTTATCTCCAATGTCATCATCTAATATTGCCGTGCCGGCACAGCCTAACGGCTCTGGTCATGCAAATAGCATTTCGCCAGGTAGTAGTGGGCAGAATGCCACATGCACTACCCAGGCTTCTTTTATTAATCAGCAAGCTGATGTAAATAGTATAAACTCTTCTGTTACACGGCCTGAGGCCACACCTATAAGCAGTGGAAGTGTTGTGAGTGGCACTCAAATTCAAAAACTTATGTTGGTCACaaatcccccccttcttcctgcttGCAGAACTTCAGGAGTCAACCTCGCCCCTGCTCCGACATCCACTGGCATTGCTCCACAGAAACTGGTTTTCATTAATAGACCGCTTGCCAATATTCAATCTAATACCGGGTTGACCACAGAGCCCTTTAAACAGACCttctctccttcgatgggaaaAGCATTTGTTAAAAGCACAGAGCAGCCTCAGTTAGTCCTGATTCCATCTACCGTGGGAGCATCACTTAAAGCTAATACATCGCCAACGGTTTCCCAAATAAAAGATGTGAAAATAGGACTTAATATTGGTCAGGCCATCATAAATAGCACAGCTAATGCATCGAGTGTTCCGCCAATTAACATTATGCAATCGGCAGCTCCCAAAGATGCAGAAGAGAAAAGTAGCCAGGGTGTAATTTTGCCATTGTCAACAAATGATGGTTCGGTTCCTCTGTGTTCAAGCTTGGCAAGTCAGAGTGTTGCACCAGTCGAAGAGTCTCTGAGCCTTGCAACAAGAGCGATTtctacagcaacaacagcaactacATGTTTAGATGCTGCTTCCGTGGCATTGAGTGGAACGACTTCTGGAACACGGTCTACTGCCTTGGCTGGTGGAACAGATACTTCAACAAAAGTGACACCCGTTTTAACTACTCGACTGCGTACCTCTAATGTTGGAAATACTGTAGCTATATcaactgtgaaaacaggacaCCTTGCTTCATCAGTACTAATTTCAACGACTCCACCAGCTCATCCAAGCTTGTCATCTACTTTTCAATTGCCAGGTACAGTTGCCTTGCCCAGACCTGTGAATAGTGCCCCCAAAATGATACCAACAGCCCCTCAATTGCCAGCAGTTTCCTCTGTTGTACCATGTATGCCCCTTTCAAAAGGTCAGCAGTCCACACTCGTTCAGTTTCCGACACCCAGAATTCCAGCTGCAGTGCCAACAAATGGAAGTGCTCCTAAACCTCAAACTGTATTGGCCCCCAATCCACCAAATACAGGTAAAATTGTTAGCTTTTCTAACTTAGTTTCCCTACCTTGTCAGCCGCTGCCTCCTAATTTTGTAAAGCCTGTCCCTGCTTTCACTTCTGCTCCTACTGCCACCACCACTCAGACTGTTCCAGCTTCACCATCTATAGCTGGCAATGTAGGAGGACAGCTGAACGAGTCTTGTATTcaacaaaaaataattattaacacGTGTACTCCTTTGGCACCTGGAACTCAGATAATGATCAGTGGCACTAGGTTCATTGTTCCACCTCAGGGTCTCGGAGCCGGCAGCCACGTTCTTCTCATCTCTACAAATCCAAAACTTGGGCCTCTTTTAACTGTTAATAATGGCCATGGGCTTCAAAGTGTATCCCatgcttctccttctccccagaaGACTACACAAGTGTTGAGCAATGCATTAAGCTGGCAGCCGTCGAAACAGCCTTTGAAAAGCTCTACCAAAATTGTGAACTCTCTTGGGACTGCGAACCCCCTGCCAATTGTACACGCAGCACCACAAGTTGCAAACAGCGCTACAAAACCAAGCGCCCCATCTTTTGCAGCAACATTGTCTGCGCCTTTGGCAACCACCCGGCCCGGCGGTCTAGCTAAAACATCTTTGGTTTGTGCCACTCACACTGCTAACTCACAGTTGCAAAGCAGTACACCTGTATTACATCTAGACACATCTATAAAAAAACTGATGGTCAGCCCAGAAGGAGCCATTCTGAATGCTATAAAGACTCCAGCATCGAAATCTTCCTCTCTACCGCCGTCCTTCTCTCCTGACATAGTTTCCACAACCAGGAGTCCTCCTGTTGTCTTCCCTAATTTTCTGAAACCCAACATAGGCGTGCCTAACACAGCTGCATCTTAA